A region from the Nitrospinota bacterium genome encodes:
- a CDS encoding DUF2283 domain-containing protein — protein MKVTYNTQVDVLRIVLSNSKIEESDEDKPGVILDYDKEGNIVGLEILDASKRTENPRAMDYTIVQE, from the coding sequence GTGAAAGTTACATACAACACGCAAGTGGATGTATTGCGTATTGTCCTGAGCAATTCCAAAATCGAGGAAAGCGACGAGGACAAACCTGGCGTGATTCTGGATTACGACAAAGAAGGCAACATCGTCGGCCTTGAAATACTTGACGCGTCCAAACGCACGGAGAATCCCCGTGCTATGGATTACACTATAGTTCAGGAATAG